The proteins below come from a single Columba livia isolate bColLiv1 breed racing homer chromosome 26, bColLiv1.pat.W.v2, whole genome shotgun sequence genomic window:
- the NDUFS5 gene encoding NADH dehydrogenase [ubiquinone] iron-sulfur protein 5, producing MPFWDLQRQLGIDVDRWLLRQSMPQPYRKAAACHAFEREWVECGHGLGQTRARRECQPEYEDFMECMHRTKLAARLKTILKQRDKMIKEGKYTPPEHHQGKEEPRP from the exons ATGCCGTTCTGGGACCTGCAGCGCCAGCTGGGCATCGACGTGGACCGCTGGCTGCTGCGGCAGAGCATGCCGCAGCCGTACCGCAAGGCCGCGGCCTGTCACGCCTTCGAGCGGGAGTGGGTGGAGTGCGGGCACGGGCTGGGCCAGACCCGCGCCCGCCGCGAGTGCCAGCCCGAGTACGAGGATTTCATGGAGTGTATGCACCGCACCAAGCTG GCTGCGCGGCTGAAAACCATCCTGAAGCAGCGGGACAAGATGATCAAGGAGGGGAAGTACACGCCGCCTGAGCACCACCAGGGCAAAGAGGAGCCGCGGCCGTGA